A stretch of the Chelonoidis abingdonii isolate Lonesome George chromosome 11, CheloAbing_2.0, whole genome shotgun sequence genome encodes the following:
- the PFDN2 gene encoding prefoldin subunit 2, translating to MVRAGTLGEGTQRTNALLEIIAGLMDFTSHSQGDGDGIWWRCPVDLQPWLYGLHGVWRDFSSVCLSHSLVIDTLRDVDPTRKCYRMVGGVLVERTVKEVLPALESNKEQINKIIETLTQQLQAKGQELNEFREKHNIRVMGEDDQKPPPKESADGAGAKTSSAGVLVS from the exons ATGGTGAGAGCTGGGACCTTGGGAGAAGGCACCCAAAGAACCAACGCGCTGTTGGAAATAATCGCTGGCCTAATGGACTTTACCAGCCATAGTCAGGGTGATGGTGATGGCATCTGGTGGAGAT GCCCTGTGGATCTGCAGCCCTGGCTGTATGGTCTCCATGGTGTCTGGAGGGACTTCAGCAGCGTCTGCCTTTCCCACAGCCTGGTCATTGACACGTTGCGAGACGTGGACCCCACCCGCAAGTGTTACCGCATGGTGGGTGGGGTGCTGGTGGAGCGCACCGTCAAGGAGGtcctccctgccctggagagcaaCAAAGAGCAG ATCAACAAAATCATCGAGACCCTGACCCAGCAGTTGCAGGCAAAGGGCCAAGAGCTGAACGAGTTCCGGGAGAAGCACAACATCCGCGTGATGGGGGAGGATGACCAGAAGCCACCGCCCAAGGAGAGCGCCGACGGGGCGGGAGCCAAGACCAGCTCTGCTGGGGTCCTGGTCTCCTAG
- the NIT1 gene encoding deaminated glutathione amidase: MTPAVRAVAVRLLRWDEVWSGRSCSCPLSAILRILRMRLSIQRSGQELLCEKRGPLAHHISVGAVPLGAVPGRAAVGAFRLAGPCFGLRPEVPAACSGEPGAARPTRACLGLRSGSPVPRPCSMLRAVIQTPLCPLHRAFRQAPGRQLRRNPSCTASRSPALLSCAPWQPGIMAATALKPLIAVCQLTSTPDKEQNFTSCSQLIREAVQRGACVVFLPEAFDFIGSDTQETLSLAESLEGAQIQRYAGLARECGVWLSLGGFHERGEDWASTRRIYNCHLLLDPTGHIVATYRKTHLCDVELEGRVSMKESKFTNPGPEIVPPVSTPAGKVGLTICYDLRFPEISLALTQEGAEILTYPSAFTMTTGSAHWEVLLRARAIETQCYVVAAAQTGKNHERRTSYGHTMVVDPWGSVIAQCQEGPGLCYAEIDLGYLRRIRREMPICTHRRADLYGRVTVLKKPLPP, encoded by the exons ATGACTCCTGCGGTACGGGCTGTCGCCGTCAGGCTGTTGCGGTGGGACGAGGTCTGGTCGGGGCGCTCTTGCTCTTGCCCACTGTCCGCCATCCTTCGCATTCTGCGCATGCGCCTGTCCATCCAACGTTCCGGGCAGGAACTTCTCTGCGAAAAACGGGGCCCTTTGGCGCACCATAtttctgtgggggcagtgcccCTAGGCGCCGTTCCTGGCCGCGCTGCTGTAGGGGCCTTCCGGCTCGCTGGACCTTGCTTCGGTCTCCGCCCCGAGGTTCCGGCGGCGTGCTCCGGGGAGCCAGGAGCGGCTCGGCCCACCCGCGCATGCCTGGGCCTGAGGAGCGGGTCGCCCGTCCCGCGGCCCTGCTCCAT GCTAAGAGCAGTGATCCAGACTCCCCTGTGCCCGCTGCACCGTGCCTTTCGCCAGGCTCCTGGGAGGCAACTGCGAAGGAACCCATCCTGCACAGCCAGCCGCAG ccctgctctgctgtcCTGTGCCCCTTGGCAGCCTGGCATCATGGCTGCCACTGCGCTGAAGCCCCTCATCGCCGTGTGCCAGCTCACCTCCACGCCCGACAAGGAGCAGAACTTCACCAGCTGCTCACAGCTCATCCGGGAGGCAGTGCAGCGTGGCGCCTGTGTAGTCTTCCTCCCCGAGGCCTTCGACTTCATTGGCAGCGACACGCAAGAGACCCTGAGCCTGGCTGAGAGCCTGGAGGGGGCCCAGATTCAGCGCTACGCCGGCCTGGCCAG GGAGTGTGGAGTGTGGCTGTCTCTGGGCGGCTTCCACGAGAGAGGCGAGGACTGGGCCAGCACCCGGAGGATTTATAACTGCCACCTGCTCCTGGACCCCACTG GGCACATCGTGGCCACGTACAGGAAGACCCACCTCTGCGACGTGGAGCTGGAAGGGCGAGTGTCTATGAAGGAGAGTAAGTTCACCAACCCTGGGCCTGAGATTGTGCCGCCTGTCAGCACCCCTGCTGGGAAG gtcGGCCTCACCATCTGCTATGACCTGCGTTTCCCAGAAATCTCTCTGGCGCTAacccaggagggggcagagatTCTCACCTACCCATCAGCCTTCACGATGACCACAGGCTCTGCCCACTGGGAG GTGCTGCTGCGAGCCCGCGCCATCGAGACCCAGTGTTACGTGGTGGCAGCAGCTCAGACCGGGAAGAACCACGAGCGCCGCACCTCCTACGGCCACACCATGGTGGTAGACCCCTGGGGCTCTGTGATTGCCCAGTGCCAGGAGGGGCcaggcctgtgctatgcagagaTCGACCTGGGCTACCTGCGCCGCATCCGCCGGGAGATGCCAATCTGCACCCACCGGCGGGCTGATCTGTACGGCAGGGTCACTGTGCTGAAGAAACCCCTGCCTCCCTGA